Proteins found in one Synechococcus sp. LA31 genomic segment:
- the lpxD gene encoding UDP-3-O-(3-hydroxymyristoyl)glucosamine N-acyltransferase: MRFSQLLSNLSEVQAAGGLQGLSHHLAADPELLGAAALDQSGSGQLSFLEPGNALAAALDASGASAVLLPAKGDEAEALQQQASQRGQAWIALKDPRLAFAESLDALHPRQPKPPGIHASAVVDPEAVVGMGSHVGAHVVIGAQVQIGASCTIHPNVVIYDDVQIGDGCELHAGAVLHPGSRLGRACVVHSNAVVGSEGFGFVPTASGWRKMPQTGLVVLEDAVEVGCGSTIDRPSVGETRIGAGTKIDNLVHIGHGVTTGKGCALAAQVGIAGGARLGNGVILAGQVGLANKAVMGDRSIASSKSGIHGEVAAGEVVSGYPAIPNRLWLRCSAAFNKLPELTKAIRSLERQAKP; the protein is encoded by the coding sequence ATGCGCTTCAGCCAACTGCTCAGCAACCTGAGCGAAGTGCAAGCCGCAGGCGGCCTCCAGGGCCTCAGCCACCACCTGGCCGCAGATCCTGAACTCCTCGGCGCGGCGGCCCTTGATCAATCCGGCAGCGGCCAACTGAGCTTCTTAGAGCCTGGCAATGCCTTGGCAGCAGCCCTAGATGCCAGCGGTGCCAGCGCTGTGTTGCTGCCCGCCAAAGGAGATGAAGCCGAAGCCCTGCAGCAGCAGGCCAGCCAACGGGGCCAGGCCTGGATTGCCCTGAAGGATCCGCGCCTCGCCTTCGCGGAGTCGCTCGATGCCCTGCATCCGCGCCAGCCCAAACCCCCGGGAATCCATGCCAGTGCCGTGGTGGATCCGGAGGCCGTGGTGGGCATGGGCAGCCATGTGGGCGCCCATGTGGTGATCGGTGCCCAGGTGCAAATCGGCGCCAGCTGCACGATCCACCCCAACGTGGTGATCTACGACGACGTGCAGATTGGCGATGGCTGCGAACTGCATGCCGGAGCGGTGCTGCATCCCGGCTCTCGCCTCGGCCGCGCCTGCGTGGTGCACTCCAACGCCGTGGTTGGCAGCGAGGGCTTCGGCTTCGTGCCGACAGCCAGCGGCTGGCGCAAGATGCCCCAAACCGGCCTGGTGGTGCTCGAAGACGCCGTGGAAGTGGGCTGCGGCAGCACGATCGACCGCCCGTCGGTGGGCGAAACCCGTATCGGTGCCGGCACCAAGATCGACAACCTGGTGCATATCGGCCATGGCGTAACCACCGGCAAAGGTTGCGCCCTGGCGGCCCAGGTGGGCATCGCCGGCGGCGCCCGCCTCGGCAACGGCGTGATCCTGGCGGGCCAGGTGGGCCTGGCCAATAAAGCTGTGATGGGAGATCGCTCGATCGCCTCGTCCAAATCCGGCATCCATGGCGAGGTGGCTGCCGGCGAGGTAGTAAGCGGCTACCCGGCCATCCCCAACCGCCTCTGGCTGCGCTGCTCCGCCGCCTTTAACAAGCTGCCCGAGCTCACTAAGGCGATTCGCAGCCTTGAGAGACAAGCCAAGCCGTAG
- the leuB gene encoding 3-isopropylmalate dehydrogenase, translating into MTSSYRITLLPGDGIGPEITAVARQMLDAVSRKHGFELVYNEQPMGGAAIDATGEPLPASTLEACKAADAVLLAAIGSPQYDTLPREKRPETGLLGLRAGMGLFANLRPVKIIPALIDASTLKREVIEGVDLMVVRELTGGVYFGTPKGRVEAEGRVRGFNTMAYFDDEIDRIAKVGFDLAQQRNGRLCSVDKANVLDVSQLWRDQVEALHAASYPGIELSHMYVDNAAMQLVRNPRQFDVLLTSNLFGDILSDEAAMLSGSIGMLPSASLGESGPGLFEPIHGSAPDIARQDKANPMAMVLSAAMMLRVGLEQDAAATDLEQAVDQVLAGGYRTGDLMAEGCTQLGCKAMGDQLMAALEG; encoded by the coding sequence ATGACCTCCAGCTACCGGATCACCCTGCTCCCCGGCGACGGCATCGGCCCGGAGATCACGGCCGTGGCCCGCCAGATGCTGGATGCCGTGAGCCGCAAGCACGGCTTTGAGCTCGTGTACAACGAGCAGCCGATGGGCGGAGCCGCCATCGATGCCACCGGTGAGCCCCTACCTGCCAGCACGCTCGAGGCCTGTAAGGCAGCCGATGCCGTGCTGCTGGCCGCCATCGGTTCCCCCCAATACGACACGCTGCCTCGCGAGAAGCGTCCCGAAACCGGGCTGCTGGGGCTGCGGGCCGGCATGGGCCTCTTCGCCAATCTGCGCCCGGTGAAGATCATCCCGGCCCTGATCGATGCCTCCACTCTCAAGCGCGAGGTCATCGAAGGGGTGGATCTGATGGTGGTGCGCGAGCTCACCGGCGGCGTGTACTTCGGCACACCCAAGGGCCGAGTGGAAGCTGAGGGCCGCGTGCGCGGCTTCAACACCATGGCCTACTTCGACGATGAGATCGATCGCATCGCCAAGGTGGGCTTCGATCTGGCCCAACAGCGCAACGGCCGCCTCTGCAGCGTTGACAAAGCCAACGTGCTCGATGTGAGCCAGCTCTGGCGCGACCAGGTGGAAGCTCTGCACGCCGCCAGCTATCCAGGCATTGAGCTCAGCCACATGTATGTGGATAACGCCGCGATGCAGCTGGTGCGCAACCCCCGCCAATTCGACGTGCTGCTCACCAGCAACCTCTTCGGCGACATCCTCAGCGACGAAGCCGCCATGCTCAGCGGTTCAATCGGGATGCTGCCATCGGCATCCTTGGGTGAAAGCGGCCCTGGCCTGTTTGAGCCCATCCATGGGTCTGCTCCCGACATCGCCCGCCAGGACAAAGCCAACCCAATGGCGATGGTGCTCAGCGCCGCGATGATGCTGCGGGTGGGCCTCGAGCAGGACGCCGCCGCCACAGACCTGGAGCAGGCGGTGGACCAGGTGCTCGCCGGCGGCTACCGCACCGGTGATCTGATGGCCGAAGGCTGCACCCAGCTGGGCTGCAAGGCCATGGGCGATCAGCTGATGGCCGCCCTTGAAGGCTGA
- a CDS encoding A24 family peptidase: MLTPLQPHLALLAALLGACVGSFLNVVAWRLPRQESIVRPRSHCPRCGTTLAWFDNLPVLSWLVLRGRCRHCGAAISGRYPAVELLCSGLFVAALAAPGSSLPGAPTLLVVVGGWLLISLLLPMVLIDLDQLWLPEPLCRWGVVCGIAITVASGFSQGEGIGRELLLWHLLAASAGLLGFEATSAIGQKALGKPALGLGDAKLAALLGAWLGLTGLGLSVMLAVFGGALFGLIGLLSGRLKRGQPFPFGPYLAGGGLAVWCAGNGFWLQRFSDWLGWGAL; this comes from the coding sequence ATGCTCACACCTCTCCAACCCCACCTGGCGCTACTGGCAGCCCTGCTCGGTGCCTGTGTGGGCAGTTTTCTCAACGTGGTGGCCTGGCGTCTACCGCGCCAGGAATCCATCGTGCGGCCCCGCAGCCACTGCCCCCGCTGCGGCACCACCCTGGCCTGGTTTGACAACCTGCCCGTGCTCAGCTGGCTCGTGCTGCGCGGCCGTTGTCGCCATTGCGGCGCAGCCATCAGCGGCCGCTATCCCGCTGTGGAACTGCTCTGCTCAGGGCTGTTCGTGGCAGCCCTCGCAGCACCGGGGTCCAGCCTGCCCGGTGCGCCGACCCTGCTGGTGGTCGTGGGCGGTTGGCTGTTGATCAGCCTGTTGCTGCCCATGGTGCTCATTGATCTCGATCAGCTCTGGCTGCCCGAACCCCTCTGCCGCTGGGGTGTGGTGTGCGGCATCGCGATCACTGTTGCCTCGGGATTCAGCCAGGGCGAAGGCATTGGCCGAGAGCTGCTGCTTTGGCACCTGCTGGCGGCCAGCGCCGGCCTGCTTGGCTTTGAAGCCACCAGCGCCATCGGCCAGAAAGCACTTGGCAAGCCCGCCCTGGGTCTGGGTGACGCGAAGCTGGCGGCCCTGCTGGGCGCCTGGCTGGGCCTCACAGGTCTGGGGCTCAGCGTGATGCTTGCGGTGTTTGGCGGTGCCCTGTTTGGGTTGATCGGCTTGCTGAGCGGCCGTCTCAAACGCGGCCAACCGTTCCCGTTTGGCCCTTACCTGGCCGGCGGTGGGCTGGCCGTGTGGTGCGCCGGCAATGGCTTCTGGCTGCAACGCTTCAGCGACTGGCTGGGCTGGGGCGCCCTTTAA
- the proB gene encoding glutamate 5-kinase, producing the protein MTMRRVIKVGTSVLRGDGARCTEQVIGDLAASLCNLWARQEPVALVTSGAVGLGCTALGQHQRPTELEGLQAAAAVGQGRLMTLYDQAFARDERCVAQVLLTRGDLASRRRYQNACRTLEQLLAWGVTPIINENDTLATDELRFGDNDTLSALVAVAVQADELVLLTDIDSLYSGDPRSDADAQPISEVNNLAELEALSGVAKGGGRWGTGGMTTKLSAARIATASGIQVRLADGRDPAVLNAVLAGEPRGTLFRPSTTPLSDRKGWLAHALLPQGSITVDAGAERALLVQGASLLAVGVKSVDGTFSRRDAVRLLSLDGRELARGLTAMDSQELQQCKGQRGLVVHRDHLVITPGAASS; encoded by the coding sequence ATGACGATGCGGCGCGTGATCAAGGTGGGCACCAGCGTGCTGCGGGGCGATGGTGCCCGCTGCACCGAGCAGGTGATCGGAGATCTGGCCGCCAGCCTTTGCAACCTCTGGGCACGCCAAGAGCCAGTGGCACTGGTCACCAGTGGAGCCGTCGGTCTGGGGTGCACCGCCCTTGGGCAGCACCAGCGCCCAACTGAACTGGAGGGGCTGCAGGCAGCAGCAGCCGTAGGTCAGGGGCGGCTGATGACGCTCTACGACCAAGCTTTTGCCCGTGATGAGCGTTGCGTGGCCCAGGTCCTGCTCACCCGCGGTGATCTGGCGTCCCGCCGCCGCTATCAGAACGCCTGCCGCACCCTCGAGCAGCTGCTGGCTTGGGGTGTGACACCGATCATCAACGAAAACGACACCCTCGCCACCGACGAACTGCGCTTCGGCGACAACGACACCCTCTCCGCACTGGTGGCGGTAGCAGTGCAGGCCGATGAGCTGGTGCTCCTCACCGACATCGACAGCCTCTATTCCGGTGATCCACGCAGCGACGCTGACGCCCAGCCCATTTCCGAGGTGAACAACCTGGCGGAACTGGAAGCCCTCAGCGGCGTGGCCAAAGGCGGCGGCCGCTGGGGCACCGGCGGCATGACCACCAAGCTCTCGGCCGCGCGGATCGCCACCGCCAGCGGCATTCAGGTACGCCTGGCTGATGGCCGCGATCCTGCGGTGCTCAACGCCGTGCTCGCTGGCGAGCCCCGCGGAACCCTGTTCCGCCCCAGCACCACCCCCCTGAGCGATCGCAAGGGTTGGCTGGCCCACGCTCTGCTGCCCCAAGGCAGCATCACGGTGGATGCCGGGGCGGAGCGGGCTCTGCTGGTGCAGGGAGCATCGCTGTTAGCCGTGGGGGTGAAGTCTGTGGACGGCACCTTCTCGCGGCGGGATGCTGTGCGGCTGCTCAGCCTCGATGGACGAGAACTGGCCCGCGGCCTAACGGCCATGGACAGCCAAGAGCTACAGCAATGCAAAGGCCAGCGCGGTTTAGTGGTGCACCGCGACCACCTGGTGATCACCCCTGGAGCCGCCTCCAGCTGA
- a CDS encoding DUF3727 domain-containing protein codes for MSSDGPSVNGAGEVPTVLVRDGEGRQLLCFLEQLIPLDGNDYALLTPVDTPVCLVKIAADDDSDDEVIDELDGAEPILSVAEVVLQEHDLTLVRSAVTLTVSGELEEPDPEELEEEIAEEIAEEAEDDESDLYEMLIQFRAEGQEYGLFIPLDPFFVVARMQNGEGILVEGEEFERVQPRIEAELDERELGES; via the coding sequence ATGAGCTCAGACGGTCCCAGCGTGAACGGCGCCGGAGAAGTTCCCACCGTGCTGGTGCGCGACGGAGAGGGTCGTCAGCTGCTTTGTTTCCTCGAGCAGCTCATCCCGCTCGATGGCAACGACTACGCCCTGCTCACCCCTGTCGACACCCCGGTGTGCCTGGTGAAGATCGCCGCCGATGACGACAGCGACGATGAGGTGATCGATGAGCTCGATGGGGCTGAGCCGATCCTCTCGGTCGCGGAGGTGGTGCTGCAGGAGCACGACCTCACCCTGGTGCGCTCCGCCGTGACCCTCACCGTGAGCGGTGAACTGGAAGAGCCCGATCCTGAGGAGCTCGAAGAAGAGATCGCCGAAGAGATCGCCGAGGAGGCAGAAGACGACGAAAGCGACCTCTACGAAATGCTGATCCAGTTCCGCGCAGAAGGACAGGAATACGGCTTGTTCATCCCTCTGGATCCCTTCTTCGTGGTGGCACGCATGCAAAACGGCGAGGGAATCCTGGTGGAAGGTGAGGAATTCGAACGGGTGCAGCCCCGCATCGAAGCGGAACTCGACGAGCGCGAGCTCGGCGAAAGCTGA
- the accD gene encoding acetyl-CoA carboxylase, carboxyltransferase subunit beta, with protein sequence MSLFDWFADRRKTAPTVRVAQEVSEDDGLWSKCPECGLVVYRKDLAANASVCSGCGYHHRIFSEERIRLIADEGSFEALDSDLSPTDPLAFKDRRSYADRIRDTQRSTGLKDGVITGLCRVEGLPLALGVMDFRFMGGSMGSVVGEKLARLIEEATARRYPVMVVCASGGARMQEGMLSLMQMAKISGALERHREAELLYLPLLTHPTTGGVTASFAMLGDLILAEPKALIGFAGRRVIEQTLREKLPDDFQTAEYLRDHGFVDHIVPRTRLRSTLVSLLKMHGCTKAVAA encoded by the coding sequence ATGTCGCTGTTCGACTGGTTCGCCGACCGCCGCAAAACCGCACCGACGGTGCGGGTGGCCCAGGAGGTCAGCGAAGACGACGGCCTCTGGAGTAAGTGCCCAGAGTGCGGCTTGGTGGTGTATCGCAAGGATCTGGCCGCCAACGCCAGCGTGTGCAGCGGCTGTGGCTATCACCACCGCATCTTCAGTGAGGAGCGCATCCGACTGATCGCTGATGAAGGCAGCTTCGAAGCCCTCGACAGCGACCTCAGCCCCACCGACCCGTTGGCGTTCAAAGACCGCCGCAGCTACGCCGATCGCATCCGCGATACACAGCGGAGCACAGGCCTCAAAGATGGTGTGATCACTGGGCTCTGCCGGGTGGAGGGCCTGCCCCTCGCGCTGGGGGTCATGGATTTCCGCTTCATGGGCGGCTCCATGGGCTCGGTGGTGGGCGAGAAGCTGGCCCGTCTGATCGAGGAGGCCACCGCGCGTCGCTACCCGGTGATGGTCGTGTGTGCCTCGGGAGGTGCCCGCATGCAGGAAGGCATGCTCTCGCTGATGCAAATGGCCAAGATCTCCGGCGCCTTGGAGCGCCACCGCGAGGCAGAGTTGCTCTACCTACCGCTGCTTACCCACCCCACCACCGGTGGGGTCACGGCCAGCTTCGCGATGCTGGGCGATCTGATCCTGGCTGAGCCCAAGGCACTCATAGGCTTCGCCGGCCGTCGCGTGATTGAGCAGACCCTGCGCGAGAAGCTGCCCGACGATTTCCAGACCGCCGAATACCTGCGCGACCACGGGTTTGTGGATCACATCGTGCCCCGCACCAGGCTGCGCAGCACCCTGGTGAGCCTGCTCAAGATGCATGGCTGCACCAAAGCGGTGGCGGCTTGA
- a CDS encoding Gfo/Idh/MocA family protein: MTAAPASQRPLGVALVGLGFGEKVHLPALRDCPLTEPVALWHHRQERLEQACAATGLPGFNSFETLLADPRIEALVIATPPEPRFALAQAAIAAGKHLLLEKPVALEAPQIEELQRQALSAGVCVGVDFEYRAVPAFMQLAALLQHGAIGTPWLVKLDWLMGSRADSSRPWNWYSQRAAGGGVLGSLGTHAFDTLHWLLGPARQVSCLRSMAIPHRPLADGRGRLAAVDAEDIALLQLELETAQGQSVPAQVSLASVTRQGRGYWIEVYGSEGTLVLGSSNQSDYVHGFQLWRSSQGGPLEEIAPDPQLAFSHTWPDGRLAPVKRLIGWWAQAAREGRPMHPGLFEAMHSQLICDRALQAADSGIRQSI, from the coding sequence GTGACGGCAGCCCCCGCATCGCAACGTCCCCTTGGCGTGGCCCTGGTGGGCCTCGGCTTTGGCGAAAAGGTTCATTTGCCGGCCCTGCGCGACTGCCCCCTCACCGAACCGGTGGCCCTGTGGCACCACCGGCAGGAGCGGCTTGAGCAAGCCTGCGCCGCTACGGGGTTACCGGGCTTCAACAGCTTTGAAACGCTGCTGGCCGATCCCCGCATTGAGGCCCTGGTGATCGCCACACCGCCCGAACCACGCTTCGCACTGGCCCAGGCCGCGATTGCTGCTGGCAAGCACCTACTGCTGGAGAAACCAGTCGCCCTCGAGGCCCCGCAGATTGAGGAGCTGCAACGGCAGGCGCTCAGCGCTGGGGTGTGCGTTGGCGTGGATTTTGAATACCGCGCAGTGCCGGCCTTCATGCAGCTGGCGGCACTGCTTCAGCACGGTGCCATCGGCACGCCGTGGCTGGTGAAGCTTGATTGGCTAATGGGGAGCCGCGCCGATTCCAGCCGCCCATGGAACTGGTATTCCCAACGGGCTGCCGGCGGCGGCGTGCTCGGCTCCCTCGGCACCCACGCCTTCGACACCCTGCACTGGCTCTTGGGCCCCGCCCGCCAGGTGAGCTGCCTACGCAGCATGGCCATCCCCCATCGCCCGCTGGCCGACGGCAGGGGGCGGTTGGCCGCGGTAGACGCTGAAGACATCGCCCTGCTGCAGCTGGAGCTGGAAACCGCCCAGGGCCAGAGCGTTCCAGCCCAAGTGAGCCTGGCCTCGGTGACCCGGCAAGGGCGGGGCTATTGGATTGAGGTCTACGGCAGTGAAGGAACTCTGGTGCTGGGCTCGAGCAACCAGAGCGACTATGTGCATGGCTTCCAGCTGTGGCGCTCTAGCCAGGGGGGGCCGCTCGAAGAGATCGCACCCGATCCGCAGCTGGCCTTCAGTCACACGTGGCCCGATGGCCGGCTCGCACCGGTGAAGCGCCTGATCGGGTGGTGGGCACAGGCAGCGCGCGAAGGCCGGCCGATGCATCCGGGGCTCTTCGAAGCCATGCACAGCCAGCTGATCTGCGACCGGGCTCTGCAGGCTGCCGACAGCGGGATCCGCCAGTCGATTTAG
- the ruvX gene encoding Holliday junction resolvase RuvX codes for MLALDVGRKRIGLAGCDALGLTVTPLTALRRGRYAADLEQLRTVVVQRRITALVVGLPLDAQQQPTEQAEHCRRYGERLARHLNLPLALVNEYASSWAAAERHGLQGDRSGALDSAAAALLLEQWLQEGPEPAPVSAQDPGLGSGSGSQAS; via the coding sequence GTGCTGGCCTTGGACGTCGGCCGCAAGCGCATCGGCCTGGCAGGCTGTGATGCCCTCGGGCTCACGGTGACCCCGCTCACGGCCCTGCGGCGCGGTCGCTATGCGGCGGATCTGGAGCAGCTGCGCACGGTGGTGGTTCAGCGGCGCATCACCGCGCTGGTGGTGGGGCTACCCCTCGATGCTCAGCAGCAGCCCACAGAGCAGGCTGAGCACTGCCGCCGCTACGGCGAACGACTGGCCAGGCACCTCAACCTGCCGCTCGCTCTGGTCAACGAATACGCCAGCAGCTGGGCGGCGGCCGAACGCCATGGCCTGCAAGGCGACCGCAGCGGTGCTCTCGACAGTGCCGCTGCAGCACTGCTGCTGGAGCAATGGTTACAGGAGGGGCCGGAACCGGCGCCGGTGAGCGCGCAGGACCCTGGTCTTGGCTCAGGGTCCGGTTCCCAGGCATCCTGA
- a CDS encoding phosphoribulokinase translates to MSKRHPVVSVTGSSGAGTSTVKRAFEHIFKREGITPAVVEGDSYHRYERGPMKVAMADAMAKGENFSHFGPEANLFDKLAALFKSYGETGSGEKRYYLHSVEEAAEHNARLGTNLEPGQFTPWEPIPAGTDLLFYEGLHGGVKGDGYDVAGLADLLVGVVPIVNLEWIQKIARDNKERGYSAEATVDTILRRMPDYINHICPQFSQTDINFQRIPTVDTSNPFMIRDIPTPDESFVIIHFRKGAREKWGIDFTYLLDMIHDSFMSSPTSIVVDGGKMGFAMELILTPIIHRMIEEKKRLA, encoded by the coding sequence ATGTCGAAGCGTCACCCGGTCGTGTCGGTCACCGGTTCCTCCGGCGCGGGAACCAGCACCGTGAAGCGCGCCTTCGAGCACATCTTTAAGCGCGAAGGCATTACCCCGGCCGTGGTGGAGGGCGACAGCTACCACCGCTACGAGCGTGGCCCCATGAAGGTGGCCATGGCCGATGCCATGGCGAAGGGCGAGAACTTCAGCCATTTCGGCCCTGAAGCCAACCTGTTCGACAAACTCGCCGCACTGTTCAAGAGCTACGGCGAAACCGGCAGCGGCGAGAAGCGCTACTACCTGCATTCCGTCGAGGAAGCCGCCGAGCACAACGCCCGCCTGGGCACCAACCTTGAGCCTGGTCAGTTCACCCCCTGGGAGCCCATCCCTGCCGGCACCGACCTGCTCTTCTACGAAGGCCTGCACGGCGGTGTGAAGGGTGACGGCTACGACGTGGCCGGCCTGGCCGACCTACTGGTGGGTGTGGTGCCGATCGTGAACCTGGAGTGGATCCAGAAGATCGCCCGCGACAACAAAGAACGCGGCTATTCGGCTGAGGCCACCGTGGACACAATCCTGCGCCGCATGCCGGATTACATCAACCACATCTGCCCGCAGTTCAGCCAGACGGACATCAACTTCCAGCGTATCCCCACTGTGGATACCTCGAACCCATTCATGATCCGCGACATCCCCACCCCGGATGAATCGTTCGTGATCATCCACTTCCGCAAGGGCGCCCGCGAGAAGTGGGGGATCGACTTCACCTACCTGCTGGACATGATCCACGACTCCTTCATGTCGAGCCCGACATCGATCGTGGTGGACGGCGGCAAGATGGGCTTCGCCATGGAGCTGATCCTCACGCCGATCATTCACCGGATGATCGAAGAGAAGAAACGACTGGCCTGA
- a CDS encoding YqeG family HAD IIIA-type phosphatase codes for MSNLSFPKLLQPDLVANGTLADLPLHQLLAQGIRALVLDVDRTLLPRRGSELPPAVETWLRRAQQTLPLHLFSNNPSRSRIGGVAAQLGVDFTTSAGKPRRGPLRKVVEQLDLPHSQVAIVGDRVFTDVLAGNRLGLYTVLVKPVNPQGEPCSHDHWQRLEVHLARLAGATLR; via the coding sequence GTGAGCAATCTCTCCTTCCCGAAACTGCTGCAGCCCGATCTGGTCGCTAACGGCACCCTGGCTGATCTGCCCTTGCACCAACTACTGGCCCAGGGCATTCGCGCCCTGGTGCTGGATGTGGATCGCACACTGCTGCCCCGACGCGGCAGCGAGTTGCCGCCCGCCGTGGAGACCTGGCTGCGTCGGGCTCAGCAGACCCTGCCGCTCCACCTGTTCAGCAACAACCCCTCCCGCAGCCGGATCGGGGGGGTAGCGGCTCAGCTCGGGGTTGACTTCACCACCAGCGCCGGCAAACCGCGCCGCGGGCCCCTGCGCAAGGTGGTGGAGCAGCTCGATTTGCCCCACAGCCAGGTGGCGATCGTGGGCGACCGGGTGTTTACCGATGTACTGGCCGGCAACCGCCTTGGCCTCTACACCGTGCTGGTGAAACCCGTGAATCCCCAGGGTGAGCCTTGCAGCCACGACCATTGGCAGCGACTAGAGGTGCACCTGGCCCGTTTAGCGGGAGCAACGCTGCGCTGA
- the fba gene encoding class II fructose-bisphosphate aldolase (catalyzes the reversible aldol condensation of dihydroxyacetonephosphate and glyceraldehyde 3-phosphate in the Calvin cycle, glycolysis, and/or gluconeogenesis) encodes MALVPLRLLLDHAAENGYGIPAFNVNNLEQVQSIMEAAHETDSPVILQASRGARQYAGENFLRHLILAAVETYPDIPVVMHQDHGNSPATCFGAAANGFTSVMMDGSLMADAKSPASYEYNVAVTKEVVDVAHAIGVSVEGELGCLGSLETGMGEAEDGHGFEGKLDHSQLLTDPAEAADFVAKTKVDALAIAIGTSHGAYKFTRKPTGEVLAISRIAEIHKAIPNTHLVMHGSSSVPQEWLDMINKYGGAIPETYGVPVEEIQEGIRNGVRKVNIDTDNRLAFTAAVREAAAKDPANFDPRHFNKPARAYMKQVCLDRYQQFWCAGNASKIKQRDINYYAGLYAKGELDPKTAVAA; translated from the coding sequence ATGGCGCTCGTCCCGCTTCGGCTGCTGCTCGACCATGCCGCTGAAAACGGCTACGGCATCCCTGCTTTCAACGTGAACAACCTGGAGCAGGTGCAGTCGATCATGGAGGCGGCTCACGAGACCGACTCCCCGGTGATCCTGCAGGCCTCCCGCGGCGCCCGTCAGTACGCCGGTGAGAACTTCCTGCGCCACCTGATCCTGGCCGCTGTCGAGACCTACCCCGACATCCCGGTGGTGATGCACCAGGACCACGGCAACAGCCCCGCCACCTGCTTCGGTGCTGCCGCTAACGGTTTCACCTCGGTGATGATGGACGGCTCGCTGATGGCCGACGCCAAGAGCCCCGCCAGCTACGAGTACAACGTGGCTGTCACCAAAGAAGTGGTGGACGTGGCCCACGCCATCGGCGTGAGCGTGGAAGGCGAGCTCGGTTGCCTGGGCTCCCTGGAGACCGGCATGGGTGAGGCTGAGGACGGCCACGGTTTCGAGGGCAAGCTCGACCACAGCCAGCTGCTCACCGATCCCGCTGAGGCTGCCGACTTCGTCGCCAAGACCAAAGTTGACGCCCTGGCCATCGCCATCGGCACCAGCCACGGCGCTTACAAGTTCACCCGCAAGCCCACCGGCGAAGTGCTGGCCATCAGCCGTATCGCTGAGATCCACAAGGCCATCCCCAACACCCACCTGGTGATGCACGGCTCCTCCTCCGTGCCCCAGGAGTGGCTGGACATGATCAACAAGTACGGCGGTGCCATCCCTGAGACCTACGGCGTGCCCGTGGAAGAAATCCAGGAAGGCATCCGCAATGGCGTGCGCAAGGTGAACATCGACACCGACAACCGCCTCGCCTTCACCGCCGCTGTGCGTGAAGCCGCCGCCAAGGATCCCGCCAACTTTGATCCCCGCCACTTCAACAAGCCCGCCCGGGCCTACATGAAGCAGGTGTGCCTGGATCGTTACCAGCAGTTCTGGTGCGCCGGCAACGCCAGCAAGATCAAGCAGCGCGACATCAACTACTACGCCGGTCTCTACGCCAAGGGCGAGCTCGACCCCAAGACCGCTGTGGCCGCCTGA